The Clarias gariepinus isolate MV-2021 ecotype Netherlands chromosome 28, CGAR_prim_01v2, whole genome shotgun sequence DNA window ATTTTCTCCAAAGACTCAAATTCACTGGTTTTATTCTCTAGTATTCTCCAGGGGAGTCGGTAATTTCGCAACATAAAGATTTAGACAAAACGAACTACACCGAAGATCAAACAGCACTTTTGTAGGGATTCACTTTTATTAACTGAATGGTAAGCAATTTCTCCTAACAGTCGTTGTATGCGTTATGTTTATCCACGAGTGTCTGTTTATTTTCactaagggtgccaataattttgggTTTGACTGAGTAATTTTTGCACGATTGATCATTCTTAAACTTTTACAAACCATTTCTTGCAGATGTTTTGTAATCTCTTtctaaaaagtgtaaaatttgTTGAACTGGTGAATATTTCAGGTGAAATCGATCGATGTCTAAAAAAAGTTGCAGAAGGAGTCGAACAGTTTGAGGACATCTGGCAAAAGGTGAGAGGCTTTTAAACATGACAACTCTCAGTCCTAACAGCTCTTAAACGGGATCTGcgaggagcgttcaagtcaaagtgggactttgaTAGTGCAGAATGACGGAGCACACTTGTCCAAACCGTCCTGTGcttcttgaagtcttctgtaaaagtCAGTCGCTTTTACACTGTCATTCATGAGAAGTCTCTAAACTTTGACTTGAATACCCCGTCCATTTTTCCATATCGTTGtgcctttaaataaatattcgTTATTGTTTAGCATGCTTGttattgttctttaaaaaaaaaaataataataaaaatttattttctacagctTCACAATGCAGCAAACGCCAACCAAAAAGAGAAATATGAGGCTGACCTcaagaaagagataaagaaatTACAGGTGACACACTACACACATGTAATCCCACCTTCTTCACattcttttgttttctctctcactaAAAAATAAGCTCCCCCCCCCTATTTgtccatttttatgttttacttttcCAGATAATAGTGCTGCACAGATTTATTAGAAGAAGTACTAGAAAGTGTTTAATTCTCCTGTACAGTGATGTCCAGAAATATTCGGGCAATGACATAGTTATGGGTAGCCGTGTATTATGGTATATtggatttgaaataaaaatttatataagcTTAAAGCTTTCTTTCTAGGGTATTAACATCCAAATCAGGTAAACCGtgtagcatttttattttttattttctctctctccagatATTCATGATATTCCAGACATGGGATTcgttttaaaaagtgttttgtttttttggaaagaTGTACTAAATGGTTGTTTTGACTCCatgtaatgtttttctttatctctttgattattttattttattttattattttcctcaaATAATCTTTTCCTTTACTGACACTCCTAGCTCTGTAAACGTATTTCTAATAATGTAGAAATAACACACTTTAGGCCATCGAACATCTTGATGTATTTAAATGTGCTGTAATTACTACATCCTTTATTCGAGTTTGGAATGTAAatgccctaaaaaaaaaaaggaactaatGATATCTGTATCTATAATGATATGATGGATAAAATGATATCCAAGCAATATACAGTATccgccaaaatatacagtactgaacaaTATCACCTTGTTGTCATCTGTGATATCATTTCCCCTGAAAGAAACTAACATACACACTATTGGCGTGTTGATTTACCACGGTAAGTGTTGGAAGGGTGTGTGCAGCGGCTGTAATCTTTTCCTTTACTGACACTCCTACCTCTGTAAACTTATTTTTCCAATAATGTAGGAATAACACACTTTTGGCCATCGAACATCTTGATGTATATAAATGTGCTGTAATTACTACACCCTTCATTCGAGTTTGGAATGTAAatgccctaaaaaaaaaagtaactaatGATATCTGTATCTATAATGATATGATGGATAAAATAATATCcaagcaatatacagtatgcgcCAAAATATACGGTACTGAACAATATCACCTTGTTGTCATCTGTGATATCATTTCCCCTGAAAGAAACCAACATACACACTATTAGCGTGTTGATTTACCACGGTAAGTGTTGGAAGGGTGTGTGCAGCGGCTGTAGACCGTGACATCATTCACGCAGATTCTCAAACCGGATCCTGGAACTGAGGTACTGTAGACTCCTACGAAAGGGGACGATTTGCTCGCGTAATGCAGGAATAGTTCTTTAACATTTTCCCACAAGTAGAGATCAGTTGGTGTAAGATCAAAGTAATGGGAAGGAATTGTTCCGCCACCTTTTTCAAACTTGGTCCTGTATGAGCGGAAATATTACTCAACTGTGGATGCTTTGGACAAACGCACATGCGCGAGtttcattactgtatattttggcttATACCGCATCACTTGAATATAGTTAATATATAATTCTAATTATCTccattttcttaaaataaggCTACATTAAGCATAGCAAATCTATGATTATAAAACTTACTCAAGtcaaatgttaataaaatttaaagagaATATATTTCATTCTATTATGTAGAAATTGACCGAATGATCAATAGAACCAGTAGACCAATTTTAGTGATATTTGCATTGTTGtaaacttattttaagaaattttagGTTATTAGGATTGTTTagattttagaatatttaaacgTCCTgggtattaataattttatttaaactagtCAAATATTTCCAAGTTTTTATGCACTGCATTCATTCGAGCTGAACAGTTGCCTGGCTGCAATACACCAAGACTTCACACCAGGGGTCACTGCTGTAGGGAAAGTTATTTTACTGAGGAGCCTAATCTTCTGGCAACTttcaggcacacacactcactcatacactacaGGGGGTTCGGAAACACCAGTCATCCTACATCACATGttagcatggagagaacatgcaaaaaacTACACACAGGCTGCAGCCGAGATCCGAACCCCACCAACCCTGACAgtaaccaccaagccaccatGTTACCCTTTTTTGTATACCAAACAAAAACACCAACTCAACCATGCCAAAAACTGAAAATGGAATTTATTCAGGTCTCTTGATTTCGAACTGGTTTCAGGGATACAGATACACCTCTCTTGGATGAAGAAACATGCCACAGAATGGTGGGTCGTGAAACAGAACTCCCACGTGAGTTTCTGGTGCGATCGCCATTTGCCTCTAGCAGCACGACACTTTTTCACACGCTGAGTCGATCAGACTGTAGTCTGTCAAGTGTTGTcccactttttttccccagccaAACCTGTGCAAAGATATCGGAGCTGGAACATCTCAAAAGATGCTCCGTAGGTGTCAAGTCTGGTGAGAATACAAAAAGAACTGGGTCATTCCGACTTGCCAGGATATATGTGTGCGTAGAGGTCTGGCTGGATGTGAGGCTGGGTGCATCGTCATGCTAAATGGAGGCCTGATGGTGTGAATGAAAGGGGTTTCATCACTGAATGTTTGTGgacatgtttgtttttcctcaaaCTGTTGGCATAAAGTTTTGAAACTTCATACCCTGGAGCATTACGGTTTCCCAGACTCTTAAACCggctccctgtgcacaaagcaagctctGTAAAGACATAGTTTGGAAGTTGAAAGCTGGTGTCCTACAAAGAGAACGGCCATTGAAGAATGTTGGGATGAACTGGATCACTGATTGATCTCACTCGTTCTCTTATGGCTGAATGAGCACAAATATAACTCCAACGATCTGATAGAAAGCCTTACCAAGAGATTGGGGCAAAAAATACATCTGAAATGGGATCTTCAGCAAGCAAATACAGTGAGGTGTTCACAAACCTTTTGTCATAAAGTGTACATCAAAGTGTGCAATCAAAATCTCATTGATAAATTGCCTTTGGGTTTGTTGCCCATAGGAAATACCCAACAACCTAAATCCTACCACCACCATGGGTAACTGTTTTCCAGAGCACCAATGGCTGTTGGAGTTAAAACCTTGTCCCCTTACACAGGAACCTCATTAAGATCAGTGCACCGATGAGAACGTGATGAGAATGCATTTGACCTACGACTTCTTCCTGTTCCTGTCAATACAAGTGTTTAATCAACTAGAATGTATGACTGTTCTCAGATAATCTTGCCAAGACAACCAGACTGATATGAAGGTCATGAGTCCACACATGGTCACTTCAATTATAAGACTGGATGGTGCTTCAACAGTTCTGAAAAATATAACTAAGAACTAAAACATTTGCAGTTCCTCTAATGTCCATTGGGGGCTGAAACCAAAAGTGAGTCGGACCCAATAGAGCCCCATGTTAAAATGGCCACCGGAAAATATGTTATATGTtggtaaattatatataattgggGGCGCACCAAATTTGAATGACTGCTAACTGAAATTGTTGTACAGGAGTTAAGTGAGTTAAGAGGATGATTTGTATTGTACGCAAAGTAAAGTTAGCATAGAAATTAACGTTAGACACCTTAacattttagctaagctaaagctaagctaCAGTAGCTAGCTTGTAGTAACTGAGGTAAGTAGGCGTGTTCTAACCAACCCGGCAGCCAGGGTTCAGACGAAGTCGCGTCCCGCCAAGATGACGGAAACTGTGTGAACTTTAAATCCACTCTTCAAGAAAAGCTATGGGTGACGTCATGGAGGGTTTGTTTGGTTCTCTTTATATAGTGCATGTTTAGGATAAAGCATCCGGGGTGATAGGGCATTATAATGTacgtaaaaaaatatttttgcttttataaaaaaggatctgtctgctaaaaaaaaacaaaaaaactgtagaataaggaaaaagtaGTAAAGTAGATACAAAAGTGTAGTCGAtgattgtgtatttaaaaaaatgcatgcaacaCATCCTTcagctgtttaattaaaaatgttgttttcaattAAACAGCTGAAGAATGTGTTGCATATGTAATTTGAAGTCTGTAAATATGAAGCATCAGTTCTGATCCCCGTTTTAAAATGACACAACTCTCTGAGGTATTGTCAGCTATAATTTTTCTGTCATGGATGTGTCATATTTCACTGaataacatgtttatttctaatttattttggttACTATGACTATTCAAGCCACCAAAGCTAAGGACATATGCATATATCTGTTCCAGTGTGTGAGGTCAACTGTGCTTGGCCTCACAGGGCAAGTCACCGCACGCTGGACTCGAGCGTTAGAAGCGTGCTCTCAGTTTCTCCTCATAGTCATCACTGTGTTTCATTGTCGCTTaattttgttcttcttttttccctcttcgttTTCTCTCACTCTTTGGCCGATCCATCTGGCTTTTCCAGCGCCTCCGAGACCAGATTAAGACGTGGGTGGCCTCGAACGAGATCAAAGACAAAAGGCAGCTAGTGGACAACCGCAAACTCATAGAGACAGTGAgtgagcctgtgtgtgtgtgagagtgtgaaaATTGTTTTATGCTACTGCTATATCCATTTATCCACTTTTAACggctaataaaaaaattcacgacagatttatttattgtaaaactGTGTTTTAAATGAAGTAATATCACAGATgaatgatgtactgtagaaaAAACTATGTGAGTACATAATAGTGTAAGTAAATCTTGTCATTCAGTTACAGCCCTGTTAATATGTTACCATGGTGACGGGCAAAACGGTTGCACACTTTTACAAAAAGTAGTTTATAAACTAAAGCCTTTAACTTGAGAATATCGTGTGCAATACAGTGGTGCATCGTTCAGATCGCATCAGCGAAGGAGCGTTGTATTTACAGACGACAGCATTTATGTGgtgacttagaaaaaaattgtttaataatTACTATTACAATATCATCCTTCTGAGTATCGACATCCTATGCAAATGTACATTATTCAATTTGTTATTGAACTTTTAAGATTATTTTCATCCTCCAGTAATGATTTGATaataagagtgtgtgtaagtcacAGTCAAATATGTAGTCTAACAAGTGACTAAATATTAGCTTTGTACAGCTCACCGTTCTTCTACACTGATCACATGACCAAAAGAACTGATGCGATTGGCTTGTGAGAACATGTTGGCTTTTGATTCAAAAACTTAGCCGCTACGTGTCgtgctttgttttttaacatggaatttaaaagcctttaaaataGAGGTTCTCAAATTGAGCACTTGATAAGATATGTCGTAAAATCATTATTATACGATCTCAACGTTTTGATTGGTACAACATTTGTTGAttacagtaagtccccgacttacgaacaagttctGTTCCGGGAGCACATTTGTAAGTTGGATTTTTTTGTAAGTCAGACAAAGTAAGTCTTCTACACCTTTGACATGGATATACAAGGTAAAGCGGTGTTTTGATTCCGCATTATACTCTCGCACAACTGCGCCTTTAAATTGTGAGGGAAATCCAGGCGACTCAGCAGGGTCACCTGACCTTGTTTAAAAGGAACATGGGAAGACGTTGGGAGGAGGATAACGCTATACATGTTATATGGTAACTGCGTGCTGAATGGGCAGCATTTCGTTTCGGACTGTGATTTCGGACTCAATAGGGATTTTTTTCCGAACATTTGGATTATTCACCACCGgaacagctttacaggacagacattttctatcattgtgctcctggactttttgtacaatacacattaGCTGCTTCTGCAATTTGTTCGCATCTACGAACAGGTTTGTTTGTATCTGCGGAAATCCGTAATTTGAATGTTTGTAAGccggggacttactgtatttatattggAACCAATCCCCATAATACTAATGATTCATTTAAGGCattgttattaaaaaacaataaaatagaattgtaATTGAACATTGAAAAAGGCTTTGTCAAAATACGATTATCAAAGCAAGTTTGTGATTGGCATTTTaatagctttaaaataaaagttgtaACTGTACAAACCCATATGTACAACCTTGGTTATTCACCACAAGAGGATTGCTGGAAAACACTTGCTTACAAAAACCTTAACAATGTGATGTTTTTAGAATTAGACAGTCTGTTTTACAGCATTCAGTTTCTAAATACAATGAGATGTATAATGGAGGTCAGGTCTGTAATCAAGGATTTTGTaaattttgttaaacatttttaaaatgtcttttttgttgttgttcaggAAGAGatggtttttaaaatgcatttttttgtgtgtgtcctcagcAAATGGAGCGCTTTAAAATCGTAGAGCGAGAGACAAAAACGAAAGCATACTCCAAAGAGGGACTCGGGCTTGCTCAGAAAGTAGACCCCgtgcagaaagagaaagaggaggtCGGACAGTGGCTCACGGTATGTGCCAGGGATTTTATGATTTGCTCTTGGTTATTAAGCAGAGATTTTGGTCCAGAAAACAATGTAAATCAAACtcttctaaatctacaaacGTCTGTTACCTCTGCTCTGCTCTTTTACAGACGACAATATACACGTTAAACATGCAGGTGGAACAGTTTGAAAGCGAGGTGGAATCACTATCGGTCCAGACACGGAAAAAGAAAGGAGACAAAGAGGTCAGgggtttcgttttttttttttaattattattattatttattaatttttttcctctcttcagTGCATATTGCATCTTCTACATAATGTTCACGTCAAACCACGTAAGCgaacatgtaaaataaatttcccaaaaaaagggggggggggggggtaaccTGTGTTTTCTTCTGTGTTTACATTTCTTCTGGTTAAGGagaacaaatttatttatttatttagaagcaTAAATATTGTTGTTTGTGTGGTTGATGAAATGAccataaagataataataagcggttttaaaaaaattttcttctatttctttttcttcttattattatcctGCGGTAACTCTGGTTTTTTTTCTACCAGAAACAGGATCGAATAGATGAGCTGAAAAAGTTGATCGAGAGACACCGCTATCACATTCGAATGCTGGAGACCATCTTGCGAATGCTGGACAACGACTCGGTACAGGTGGACTCCATCCGTAAGATCAAGGACGACGTCGAGTACTACATCGATTCATCTCAAGATCCTGATTTCGAGGAGAATGAGTTCCTCTATGATGACCTTGACCTGGAGGATATATGTAAGCTATAGTACTTGAtttcttccccccccccccccctttttttttttttttttttttttttatgccttatTCTCAAAGCCTTAAGGTGAAGGGTTCCTTTAAAAtggctttttgtgtgtgtgtgtgtgtatttctatatataaaaaaaataataataattagccaCGCCATTGGTTGCCACATCTCCTCCAGCTCATGCGGAGGATGAAATCTTCCAGCACTCCAGTTCCACACCGACATCCACCACGTCGTCTTCCCCGATCCCGCCATCTCCGGCTACTTGCACTACGGTAAGATATCAGCACAATATGATTATTATcaatttttcacatttaaagaGTCAtgacttaattattattaatgctgtAAAGAGtattaagttttaaatgttttttttttttttttaagaattccGAGGATGATAAGAAGCGAGGTCGTTCCACAGACAGTGAATTCGGTCAGGTAATTGTAATCATTCTTGCAATTAAACATGATACATTGACAATTATTTGACCCTCATGATTATGATTTGGTTACTTTTATTGTGATTTGGTTCCAATTTAGTCTCCAGTGAAGAATGGCAATCCGTCATGCCTTTCATCCTCATCGTCCTCTTCATGTTCGGGATCCTCCTCTGCGTCAGTGGTGTCCGTGGCGACCATGGCAAGCAGCAGCAGCTCGTCTGGTGGCGGCGCCGGTGGCGGCGCCGGTAGCCTCCTGAGCAACATGGCAGGCCACGTGCAAAACTCGTGCAGCTACAGCTCTGCCATTCAGCAGCAAATGCAGCACGGCCAACAGCAGCACCAACCCAAAAATGCCATCAATTCCCAGTCCAACTCCTCTGTTCCTCCAGCTCCTTCCAGTATCCTCTTACCCAACCCAACATTAGCCACTTCTCCTACCAGTATCAGTGCACCAAGCAACCAGCCCCAGTCTCCACTCACTCCTAACTCGGCTTCCAGCCTGAGCCACGCTCTCACTATAGGCTTAGGCAAAAGTAGTGCACCAACGCCCAGTAGCGTCGGCCAGATTCCCGGCCTTGGTCTCTCAGGGATGCCGGCATCCAGGAACAGTCTCCCAGGGCCGCTGCAAGTTTCCACCCCGGCGCCGTATGCCCAGGCCGCCGCATCTGGCACCGTCAACGCCAGCGTCACAAACTCCGGTGGAGTTCCATCAGCTGGCACAAATGGAAACGGTGCCTCAACAGGTCTCCTTGGGTCGGCACCTGGCACCACAGGCATAATAAGCAGCGCGGTCTTGGGTCTGGGGACTACTCAAACTGCAGGCCAGCCGCCGTCGTCCTTGGTGGCGCCCAGCCCTATTGGAGGAGGACTGGTGCAGACGAGCAGCGTGGGCGTCATCGGGAGCAACATCGTGAACGCAACATCAGGAAGTGCAGCCGCCGTAGGAGGCACAGGGCTTCCACGCCCACCTAGTGGGCAGAAACAGAACGGTGGCACAAGTAAGCACAAATTAAACGTTATTAGTTAAACCTATGCCATAATTATacgcattaaaatgttttttgtttaattattgctGCTTACACAAAGCTTTAATTTCACCCCGATCCCTGTTTTCTTTTCCCAGCCTACAGTGCCATAGTAGCAGATAGTTCTTCTGATTCTACCCTCAGCAGTGCCAGCCAGTTACAAAACAACCAAGCCTCAACCTTAAATACCACAATCAGTCTGCCGTGAGTATAATCTTCTAACAATAATGTAGTCTAACAAGTGATTAAATGTTAGCTTTGCAAAGCTCACCGTTTTGCTACACTGATCACGTGACCAAAAGAAGCGATGCGATTggcttttgattaaaaaaaaaaacgtagccGCTACGTGTTGTGCTTTGTCTTTAACATGGAATTTCAAAGCCTTTAACATAAAGAGGTTTTCAATTGAAGCACTTGATCAGATGTCATAAAATCATTATTATAGGATCTCAATGTTTTGATTGGTACAACATTTGTTGGTACAACATGGGAGCACATTTGTAAGTTGGATTCGTTTGTAAGTCAGACAAAGTACGCCTTGTATACCTTTTgggtaaactttttttttttcctcaacaaATGGTTGCACACTGTTAAATCCTGGCGCTGCCTTATTCCCGTGGAGTGCCAGGTGTAGGTTGTGTGCTATAGCAAACACAAGAGTCTCCATTTTCAGTctttaattctatattttagaAGGAAATGTCAGGATCATGCAACATACAGATTTTCAATTTCTTCGATGGTAACGTTCGACCAAAGTAGttcgggcccaagcactatgacatccgCCCCAAgtcgtcatagtgtgtgaaggaaaAAGCTGCCATTAGGACAAATGAGCGGACCTCACACCATACATATGAAGCCCGGTACACATGTAGATCTCGCttagctgaacaactttcacattgcaggtcatgggctcaactcaacagaaaGTCAGTTATTACCCctcctagtatcaccaccggACCtatgatgccttaaacttatggcTAATAACTTCTTGTGTGACCCtgcattgagtgacatcatagagCGATGCTTTTATTTAGCTGTTTGGAGGAGCTTGatgtgaaattccacctattcAGAAATTAAATAACTTAATGTCTCCTTCGAATTAAtgtgcccactgtctttctggtgcgccCATGGGGGCGGTGCTTGGCCCCGTTCATTGCTGCTCGctacttatatttttaattgacATTCTTAGTTTAATGAGTTTAATTAGTTAAAGCTAAGATACCATGCCTGTGTCTTTTTTTAGGTCGGTGctttgtgtgacattatattaaGTGACATCACATATCACATCAAGTGACATCATGagttaatgcttttttttcccagcatctGGAGCTTTTTGGGGGTTTTACACATAAAATCCTCCCCCCTTCTCTAAActtatgtcataatggtattggttCGTCCCCACATTGTACCCACTTGTCCTTCTGCTCCGCCAGGTGGGGGGGCgcaaggtgcttgggcccgttcattgcttgcaactatatttttaaGTGACATTCCTAGTTTGACAAGTTTAATTAGTTAAAGTTAAGATGCCAtgtctgtcttttattttttatatatatatatatatatatatatatatatatatattttttttttaacagtaaggACACCGGTTCCAGCCTTCTGGGGTCTATAACTCTTCCTACCAGTTCACCATCGCCCCCGTATAGTGAGAGTAAACCAAGTGGGGGCAGCCTGTTGAATGGACCTCTTTCCTACACACAAGCAGCCGACGCCATCAAGGTCAGAAACACAATCTCCACCTGTactcagacacactcacacacctagTGCTAGAAGTGACCTGTTTTCAGCGTTTTGCTCAGGAAGAGTGTGTGTTGCCCCCATTGTGGCCCTTACTTATCGCAATTTCTCCTGGAATGGtctagtttttattatttggtcGTCATAGTTTCTgtcatgcgcacacacatgcaaacgaaacccggtacacatttagatctcATCAAGCCGAACAAATTTCCcactgcatgtcatgggctcaactcaacaggaggtcaGTTATTTCGGGTCGTTTTAAAAAACGCGTCCAGTGGATTTGGATGTACTGCTTTTTAGGGGATTTTTACGATCGTGAGAAAACCAGGTCTACGTGATCTCAATACATTTAAGGAGGgatttttttctatcttttttttttttcttcttcttcagcaTCTTGGGCTTTTTTGGAGGTGTAGACATAAAATTCTACCTTTTCTAAAATGATGTCATAATAGTATTGGTATGTCcaatttaaatgcatgtgcccactgttTTTCTGGCTGGCCATGTTACAGAATGCTTGGgctcagtaataataataataataataatatgagtattattattattgttattattgctgttgttcTTGTCACTAAAGTTTTTTAAGGCGTTGATAAATGGAAGCATAAAGCaggctgttcttttttttttttctctctctctctctctctctctctctctctctttctctgactatattattttactttttatccaGTTTGAGATTTGAGTTCTAATGAAGCTTCATCTGGAGAGAATAAACATCACTAATCCTCGTGCACATGTAGCTCATTCTCTTCTCTTCAGAGCACAGAAttttaatagaatttaaatCCAGACACTGCGATGCGCCTaatcatggatttttttttttgtgtgtgtgcgcgtcttTCTGCAGCCATTTCTGTGTTGATGGCTCTCGTGTTAATGGGTTTTGGTTTTAATAGGATTTAACCTTGTATTTCTGACCCCTAGGAGAACAGAAGAGTTCTATGGGGAAAAGGGGAATGTTTtcagtctttttatttatttatttaattttactatttatttttaatttctgtgtTCCAAAATATTTGCAATATTCATTATGGAATATGCTATTTTATTAGTATTTggttagtttttaaataataggaTGTTCTTAAGATAACTATTTTTTtgttgaaagaaaagaaagtagttcattctgtgtttttttttttttttaatacaattattatttcctCGATTAGTTAGTATTCTTGGATCTAGTTCTTTTTGCACCGAGATGTGAGAAACTGTACGTGAAGTACACAGTGacgtgaagaaaaaaaaaaaagaactgtaaCGACATCAGCTCAGCATCAGTGTTGATGCTTTTCTGTGCTGGAACATGTTGTGAAAAATTTAACTCAAATACTTGTACAGGGTTAGGGAGTAAATAGTACCGTCTCTCTTTTCTACAGTTGTGTGCTGCAAGTCGTCGAGTGCCTTAATTAATATCGCTACCAGTTTGGACAcagccggaaaaaaaaaaacatttccaatgCTCTTTTTTCTGAGCTTTTTAATGGACGCTATCTGCATCCATGTGACATTGATGTAATATTGTCTGGCCAAAATTAAACGCCTTCAGCTTCGATTACATGTCATCCAGTTCATGTATAAAAAGTGATTCCTGACACCACTCTTCTACTATCcatcaggaaaaagaaaaaaaaactccatagatgtgataatctggtcattcagtactttcaggtcgtcagctgacttcattttattgccacataacgttgaaGAGTCTAGACCGGAGCTACTAAAGCAAGTGTTAATCATAACAcagcctccagaggcttgtacagtggacactatgcatgatgggtgcatcgctttatgcacttcccttcttactctgAAAGGAAACGGAAAAAGGTCTGATGAGTACAGATTAACCcttttcattgctccaaagtccaatccttATGCTTCCTAGCACACAAAAATTCTTTTGTGATTTGTCTAAGGCCATACTAATATATTTCtacgtttttaaaaatattt harbors:
- the cnot3b gene encoding CCR4-NOT transcription complex subunit 3b isoform X1, with translation MADKRKLQGEIDRCLKKVAEGVEQFEDIWQKLHNAANANQKEKYEADLKKEIKKLQRLRDQIKTWVASNEIKDKRQLVDNRKLIETQMERFKIVERETKTKAYSKEGLGLAQKVDPVQKEKEEVGQWLTTTIYTLNMQVEQFESEVESLSVQTRKKKGDKEKQDRIDELKKLIERHRYHIRMLETILRMLDNDSVQVDSIRKIKDDVEYYIDSSQDPDFEENEFLYDDLDLEDISTPLVATSPPAHAEDEIFQHSSSTPTSTTSSSPIPPSPATCTTNSEDDKKRGRSTDSEFGQSPVKNGNPSCLSSSSSSSCSGSSSASVVSVATMASSSSSSGGGAGGGAGSLLSNMAGHVQNSCSYSSAIQQQMQHGQQQHQPKNAINSQSNSSVPPAPSSILLPNPTLATSPTSISAPSNQPQSPLTPNSASSLSHALTIGLGKSSAPTPSSVGQIPGLGLSGMPASRNSLPGPLQVSTPAPYAQAAASGTVNASVTNSGGVPSAGTNGNGASTGLLGSAPGTTGIISSAVLGLGTTQTAGQPPSSLVAPSPIGGGLVQTSSVGVIGSNIVNATSGSAAAVGGTGLPRPPSGQKQNGGTTYSAIVADSSSDSTLSSASQLQNNQASTLNTTISLPKDTGSSLLGSITLPTSSPSPPYSESKPSGGSLLNGPLSYTQAADAIKPQEPLSSLKSLAETAAQGSGLEGELTALHLTGGSKVVDWNTGVCNGSDIFPSSTAPSGPPTAPQSSLSEVNIPPSLGVCPLGSIPISKEQHYQHVMQEAAWTHMPHPSDSERIRQYLMRNPCPTLPFHHQMPPPHSDSVEFYQRLSTETLFFIFYYLEGTKAQYLAAKALKKQSWRFHTKYMMWFQRHEEPKTITDEFEQGTYIYFDYEKWGQRKKEGFTFEYRYLEDRDLQ